A window from Candidatus Eremiobacterota bacterium encodes these proteins:
- a CDS encoding NADH-ubiquinone oxidoreductase-F iron-sulfur binding region domain-containing protein yields the protein MKRRLKSINAFKELQERLITDRDPDIPVIVIPAGTCGQASGANDLIRIAKRELLAGGLVDKIHLRITGCHGCCQLEPSILVEPGRTLYPKVTQDAMVRIMEAVATGAVLEDLLFVDTTTGKTIEKHDDIPFYKGQTRTILSRGEKVDPIRIYTYIENGGYQALTKVLSKANPQWVIDEVKASGLRGRGGGGFPTGVKWEMLAKQNGTRGKFLVCNADEGDPGAYMDRSLLEGNPHSIIEGMLIGAYGTGAPEGVIYVRNEYPYAIKHLLIALRQARELGLLGENILGSGFSFEIKLVKGAGAFVCGEETALIASIEGRIGEPRQRPPFPIKKGINGRPTVINNVETWANIPVIIESGAARFRAVGTEKSTGTKIFSLVGKVKYNGLVEVPMGISIEDIVYGIGGGPGGKAKIKGVQTGGPSGGCIPAHRFDLPIDYDSLAGAGSIMGSGGMIVMDENTCMVDIVRYYMNFLKDESCGKCFTCRKGTQRMYEILDNITKGRAVISDLNTLEELALVVKDTTMCGLGQTSSNPVLSTLKYFRHEYEDHILRNKCSALVCKDLVGAPCQAACPLGTEAWRYISHIARSENEEAYKVIREANPFPSVCARVCSHPCEERCRACTTGNQAVSVRSLKRFIVDRVDPSVYTPERSEDKKHRVAIIGSGPAGLTAAYYLSLKGYHPTVFEADPKPGGMLVSGIPAYRLPRENLSKEINSLLADKVTLKLNTVLGRDMTLDSLLEEGFKAIFLALGAHRSLKLNLEGEDAAGIYPSIKFLKTFNLQGKNLAEGRVGIIGGGNSALDAARVAVRQENVKSVTVFYRRTRHEMPAYEEEIEAALQEGVELRTLAAPVKIHLREGRLTGVEFIDNKPGERDSSGRRKPVPIPGSEQLVPLDTLIVAISEKPDIDFISSMGIGISAGGALVADPETSETARPGVFAGGDVVTGPGKVVDAIAAGKNVSVMIDRYLKGEPLRQRPPLCLPQVYVEPVTLSEEETGKALRAIPPVISVEARKLNFNEVERPLPENEAIGEARRCLRCDLEFTDPAKDESAISAVGGNKA from the coding sequence ATGAAGAGAAGGCTTAAATCAATCAATGCTTTTAAAGAGCTTCAGGAAAGGCTCATCACCGACAGGGACCCTGACATTCCCGTTATTGTCATTCCTGCAGGAACGTGCGGCCAGGCTAGCGGTGCGAATGATCTGATCCGCATTGCTAAAAGAGAATTGCTGGCGGGGGGACTAGTAGATAAGATTCATCTCCGGATTACCGGGTGCCACGGATGCTGCCAGCTGGAGCCTTCAATTCTCGTCGAGCCGGGCAGAACCTTATATCCGAAGGTCACTCAGGATGCCATGGTGAGGATCATGGAGGCAGTGGCAACAGGAGCAGTCCTGGAGGATCTGCTCTTTGTGGATACCACTACAGGAAAGACTATTGAGAAACATGATGATATTCCCTTCTACAAAGGACAGACCCGGACCATTCTCAGCCGCGGCGAGAAAGTCGATCCCATAAGAATTTATACCTATATAGAAAACGGCGGGTATCAGGCCTTGACAAAAGTGCTTTCCAAGGCAAATCCGCAATGGGTCATAGATGAAGTGAAGGCATCAGGCCTTCGGGGCCGCGGCGGCGGGGGCTTCCCCACCGGTGTGAAGTGGGAGATGCTTGCAAAGCAGAATGGCACCCGCGGAAAATTCCTTGTATGCAATGCTGATGAAGGCGATCCAGGGGCATATATGGACAGGAGCCTGCTTGAGGGCAATCCCCACAGCATTATCGAGGGGATGCTCATTGGCGCCTATGGAACTGGTGCTCCGGAAGGGGTAATTTATGTGCGGAATGAGTATCCCTATGCGATCAAGCACCTTCTCATAGCCCTCCGCCAGGCCCGCGAGCTTGGGCTTCTCGGGGAGAATATCCTGGGGAGCGGATTCTCCTTTGAGATAAAGCTTGTAAAAGGCGCCGGCGCTTTCGTATGCGGTGAGGAAACCGCACTGATCGCCTCTATTGAAGGGAGGATAGGGGAGCCCCGCCAGCGCCCCCCCTTCCCTATTAAGAAGGGAATCAACGGAAGGCCGACGGTTATCAATAACGTGGAAACATGGGCAAATATCCCTGTCATCATTGAGAGCGGCGCCGCCCGGTTCAGGGCTGTCGGCACGGAAAAGAGCACAGGCACCAAGATATTCAGCCTCGTAGGCAAGGTGAAGTATAACGGGCTCGTTGAGGTGCCGATGGGGATAAGCATTGAAGATATCGTCTACGGTATCGGGGGAGGACCGGGCGGAAAGGCAAAGATAAAAGGAGTGCAGACTGGCGGTCCTTCGGGAGGCTGTATCCCCGCACACAGGTTTGATCTCCCTATTGATTATGACAGCCTGGCAGGCGCGGGCTCCATCATGGGCTCGGGCGGCATGATCGTGATGGATGAGAACACCTGCATGGTTGATATCGTCAGGTACTATATGAATTTCCTCAAGGATGAGTCATGCGGCAAATGCTTCACGTGCCGGAAGGGAACGCAGAGGATGTATGAGATTCTCGACAATATCACCAAAGGCAGAGCAGTCATCAGTGATTTGAATACCCTTGAGGAGCTTGCCCTTGTGGTGAAGGACACCACCATGTGCGGCCTTGGCCAGACCTCCTCAAATCCGGTCCTCAGCACCCTTAAGTATTTTCGTCATGAATATGAGGATCATATCCTCAGGAATAAATGCAGTGCATTGGTATGCAAGGATCTTGTAGGTGCGCCATGCCAGGCGGCCTGCCCTCTCGGCACTGAAGCCTGGCGGTATATTTCCCACATCGCGCGCAGCGAAAATGAAGAAGCCTACAAAGTCATAAGGGAAGCCAACCCCTTTCCATCGGTATGCGCTCGTGTATGCAGCCACCCCTGCGAAGAGAGATGCCGGGCATGCACCACGGGAAATCAGGCTGTTTCGGTAAGATCATTGAAGAGATTTATTGTAGACAGGGTAGATCCTTCGGTGTATACCCCAGAGAGGTCTGAAGATAAAAAGCACCGGGTGGCCATAATCGGCTCAGGACCGGCCGGTTTGACTGCCGCCTATTACCTCTCTCTGAAGGGGTATCACCCCACGGTCTTTGAAGCGGATCCAAAACCAGGCGGCATGCTGGTCAGCGGTATTCCGGCCTATCGACTGCCGCGTGAAAATCTCAGTAAGGAAATCAATTCCCTGCTGGCTGATAAGGTGACTCTTAAGCTCAATACGGTGCTGGGCCGGGACATGACACTGGACAGCCTGCTTGAAGAGGGCTTTAAGGCAATTTTTCTCGCCTTGGGAGCCCACAGGAGCCTGAAACTGAACCTGGAAGGCGAAGATGCCGCAGGTATTTATCCCTCAATTAAATTTTTGAAGACCTTTAATCTTCAGGGAAAGAACCTGGCGGAAGGCCGTGTAGGTATTATCGGCGGAGGAAACTCCGCACTCGACGCTGCAAGGGTTGCCGTACGCCAGGAAAACGTTAAGAGCGTGACGGTATTTTACCGCCGCACCCGCCATGAAATGCCGGCCTATGAGGAAGAGATTGAAGCGGCCCTCCAGGAGGGAGTGGAGCTCAGAACGCTGGCGGCCCCCGTTAAAATCCATTTGCGCGAAGGGCGGCTTACGGGCGTTGAATTCATTGATAACAAACCGGGTGAGCGCGATTCGAGCGGAAGGCGAAAACCGGTTCCGATACCAGGCTCAGAGCAGCTTGTTCCATTGGACACATTGATCGTGGCGATAAGCGAAAAGCCGGATATTGATTTCATTTCATCAATGGGCATCGGAATAAGTGCCGGTGGAGCTCTCGTTGCTGACCCCGAAACATCAGAGACTGCCAGGCCTGGTGTTTTTGCAGGGGGTGATGTAGTGACCGGTCCCGGCAAAGTCGTTGATGCTATAGCTGCAGGGAAAAATGTTTCTGTCATGATCGACCGTTACCTTAAGGGTGAACCGCTTCGCCAGCGCCCGCCGTTATGTCTGCCTCAGGTCTACGTTGAACCGGTAACCTTGAGTGAAGAGGAGACAGGGAAAGCTCTCAGGGCAATACCCCCTGTCATCTCTGTCGAAGCAAGGAAATTGAATTTCAATGAAGTGGAGAGGCCCCTTCCTGAAAATGAAGCGATTGGAGAAGCAAGAAGGTGCCTCAGGTGTGATCTGGAGTTCACGGATCCGGCAAAGGATGAAAGCGCAATATCAGCAGTGGGAGGCAATAAAGCATGA
- a CDS encoding 2Fe-2S iron-sulfur cluster-binding protein, which translates to MIAMIINGLSVSVEKGTTLLEAARFLGFPIPTLCHMEGLSSYGACRLCVVEIGEGPRARLVSSCTYPAEEGLTVRTASARVVRARKMILELMLASCPQSKIIQDLASAHEIRQQRFMQEHEECILCGLCVRMCEEQMMAKAIGFRGRGEKRSIGTPFDVKSEVCRLCGGCIYVCPACQLRCTYTEPDEAICGGCANLSAPCLEKDKFDDMMCYMAPCVACEIRKD; encoded by the coding sequence ATGATAGCGATGATAATAAATGGTCTCTCTGTTTCAGTAGAGAAAGGCACTACACTGCTTGAGGCGGCAAGATTCCTGGGCTTTCCCATCCCCACTCTGTGCCATATGGAAGGGCTTTCATCTTACGGAGCCTGCCGGCTCTGCGTGGTGGAGATTGGTGAGGGCCCAAGAGCGAGGCTGGTGTCTTCCTGCACCTATCCGGCCGAAGAGGGCCTTACGGTCCGGACAGCATCGGCACGCGTGGTGAGAGCGCGGAAGATGATCCTGGAGCTTATGCTTGCTTCCTGCCCGCAGTCAAAGATAATCCAGGACCTGGCCTCAGCCCATGAAATACGGCAGCAGCGCTTCATGCAGGAGCATGAAGAGTGCATTCTCTGCGGGCTCTGCGTGAGGATGTGCGAAGAGCAGATGATGGCAAAAGCCATCGGATTCAGGGGGCGGGGTGAGAAGCGCAGCATAGGAACTCCTTTTGACGTAAAGTCTGAGGTCTGCAGGCTATGCGGGGGCTGCATATACGTGTGCCCCGCCTGCCAGCTCAGATGCACCTATACAGAGCCCGATGAGGCCATATGCGGCGGGTGCGCCAACCTGAGCGCTCCATGCCTCGAGAAGGATAAATTCGACGATATGATGTGTTATATGGCACCGTGCGTTGCCTGTGAAATAAGAAAAGATTAA